One stretch of Niallia sp. XMNu-256 DNA includes these proteins:
- the purN gene encoding phosphoribosylglycinamide formyltransferase: MKKIAVFASGVGTNLQAIIDAIESGDLDAKIELLVCDQEGAFCIKRALKANIPTFVFTAKHYESKAAYEQDILQQLQEFNIEYIVLAGYMRLIGHTLLHAYQGKMVNIHPSLLPAFPGKDAIGQAFTARVKRSGVTIHFVDEGMDTGPIIAQQEVDLDDNETLESFEEKIHAVEHKLYPAVLQRLFSEGKTSV; encoded by the coding sequence ATGAAAAAAATAGCTGTGTTTGCTTCAGGGGTCGGAACGAATTTACAAGCCATTATTGATGCGATTGAAAGTGGAGATCTAGACGCAAAAATTGAGCTTTTGGTTTGTGATCAGGAGGGCGCTTTTTGTATTAAACGTGCCTTAAAGGCGAACATCCCTACCTTTGTTTTTACAGCTAAACATTACGAAAGTAAAGCGGCCTATGAACAAGATATTTTACAACAGTTGCAAGAGTTCAACATTGAATATATTGTTTTAGCAGGCTATATGCGCTTGATTGGACATACATTATTACATGCGTATCAAGGGAAAATGGTTAATATTCATCCTTCCCTCCTTCCTGCTTTTCCGGGAAAAGATGCAATTGGACAAGCTTTCACCGCAAGGGTCAAAAGGAGCGGGGTAACGATCCATTTTGTTGATGAAGGTATGGATACAGGGCCAATTATCGCACAACAAGAAGTCGATCTAGATGACAATGAAACGCTTGAGAGTTTTGAAGAGAAAATCCACGCGGTTGAACATAAATTATATCCAGCCGTTCTACAGAGACTGTTTTCAGAAGGAAAAACCTCTGTTTAA
- the purH gene encoding bifunctional phosphoribosylaminoimidazolecarboxamide formyltransferase/IMP cyclohydrolase produces MRKRALISVSDKTGVVDFAKQLVELGFEIISTGGTKTAIHDAGIPVIGVSDVTGFPEILDGRVKTLNPLIHGGLLAKFDDPSHQAQLDEHKIDPIQIVCVNLYPFQQTIEKPDVTVADAIENIDIGGPTMLRSSAKNHQYVTVVVDPTDYATVIDELKEAGEVGFETRRSLAAKVFRHTAAYDSMIAGYMTELVGLETPEKLTVTYELKQSLRYGENPHQKAAFYRKPLGSTFSIANAEQLHGKELSYNNINDADAALQIIKEFSEPAAVAVKHTNPCGVGIGKDIYTAYEKAFEADPVSIFGGIIALNREVDKRTAEKLHEIFLEIIIAPSFSEEAIEILTSKKNIRLLTIPFGNQEQKERKLTSIEGGLLVQDRDEFSLDKANITYPTERKPTDEEWEAMKLGWKVVKHVKSNAIVVADSQMTLGVGAGQMNRVGAAKIALDQASERAKGAALASDAFFPMNDTVEAAAKAGITAIIQPGGSIKDEDSIKKANEYGIAMVFTGVRHFKH; encoded by the coding sequence ATGAGAAAACGTGCACTAATCAGTGTGTCAGATAAAACAGGGGTAGTTGATTTTGCTAAGCAACTTGTTGAGCTTGGCTTTGAAATTATTTCAACAGGCGGTACAAAGACAGCCATTCATGATGCAGGGATTCCAGTAATAGGTGTAAGTGATGTGACAGGATTCCCAGAAATTCTTGACGGTCGTGTTAAAACGTTAAACCCACTTATTCATGGTGGCCTATTGGCGAAATTTGACGATCCTAGTCACCAAGCGCAACTGGACGAACACAAAATTGATCCGATTCAAATTGTTTGCGTAAACCTTTATCCATTCCAACAAACGATTGAAAAGCCGGATGTCACAGTTGCTGATGCAATTGAAAACATTGATATTGGTGGGCCAACGATGCTTCGATCTTCAGCCAAGAATCATCAGTATGTTACCGTTGTTGTTGATCCGACAGACTATGCTACCGTAATTGATGAATTAAAAGAAGCAGGAGAGGTTGGATTTGAAACTCGCCGTTCTTTAGCAGCGAAAGTTTTTCGTCATACAGCTGCTTATGATTCGATGATTGCTGGTTACATGACAGAATTAGTTGGGTTAGAAACACCTGAAAAATTAACGGTTACATATGAGTTGAAACAGTCGTTGCGATATGGAGAAAATCCACACCAAAAAGCAGCTTTTTATCGCAAACCACTTGGCTCAACTTTCTCGATTGCAAATGCAGAACAATTACATGGGAAAGAACTTTCTTATAACAATATCAATGATGCAGATGCAGCCCTGCAAATCATTAAAGAATTCTCCGAGCCAGCAGCAGTTGCCGTTAAACATACCAATCCGTGTGGCGTTGGAATTGGGAAGGATATTTACACAGCTTACGAAAAAGCATTTGAAGCCGATCCTGTTTCCATTTTCGGTGGAATTATCGCTTTAAACCGTGAAGTGGATAAACGTACAGCTGAAAAATTACATGAGATATTCCTTGAAATTATCATTGCACCATCTTTCTCAGAAGAAGCGATTGAAATTTTAACAAGCAAGAAAAACATACGCCTCCTAACGATTCCATTTGGCAATCAAGAACAGAAGGAGCGTAAGTTAACTTCAATCGAAGGTGGATTATTGGTTCAAGATCGCGATGAATTTTCACTAGATAAAGCTAATATTACTTATCCTACAGAGCGTAAACCAACGGACGAAGAGTGGGAAGCTATGAAGCTCGGTTGGAAAGTAGTTAAGCATGTAAAATCGAATGCGATTGTTGTAGCAGATTCTCAAATGACGTTAGGTGTTGGTGCAGGCCAAATGAATCGTGTCGGTGCAGCAAAAATTGCTCTTGATCAAGCTAGTGAACGAGCAAAAGGGGCAGCCCTTGCCTCAGATGCGTTTTTCCCAATGAATGATACAGTTGAAGCTGCTGCAAAAGCAGGGATTACTGCGATCATTCAACCAGGTGGCTCGATTAAAGATGAAGATTCAATCAAGAAGGCCAACGAGTACGGAATCGCAATGGTATTTACAGGGGTTCGTCATTTTAAACATTAA
- the purD gene encoding phosphoribosylamine--glycine ligase — protein sequence MNVLVIGRGGREHAICRKVKESPKVEKVFVAPGNDGMVDVAELVAIDEGAHDQLVEFAKANEVGLTIVGPEVPLLAGLVDRFEEAGLKAFGPKQKAAEIEGSKSFAKELMQKYHIPTAEYAVFTEYEPAVAYVKEKGSPIVIKADGLAAGKGVTVAMTLDEALESLKDFMLDAKFGEASSKVVIEEFLSGEEFSLMALVNGETVIPLEIAQDHKRAFNGDQGPNTGGMGAYSPVDHIGQETVDIGIETILKPTAKAMISEGRDFCGVLYAGLIKTEKGPKVIEFNARFGDPETQVILPRMKSDLVDVLERVIDGEQVEIQWDEQAMLGVVVASNGYPEDYEKGAVLHGLNRVSEDLFVFHAGTKKGESGEFETNGGRVLLAGVKASSLKEAQEAVYKGLQSLQCDGVFYRKDIGYKAIDFAEKNE from the coding sequence ATGAACGTACTAGTCATTGGTCGTGGTGGCCGGGAACATGCCATTTGCCGTAAAGTAAAGGAAAGCCCAAAGGTAGAAAAAGTCTTTGTTGCCCCTGGAAATGATGGAATGGTTGATGTTGCTGAATTAGTGGCGATTGATGAAGGAGCGCATGATCAGCTTGTTGAATTTGCTAAAGCAAATGAAGTTGGCCTTACGATTGTTGGGCCAGAAGTTCCATTACTAGCGGGGCTTGTTGATCGTTTTGAAGAGGCTGGTTTAAAAGCATTTGGTCCTAAACAAAAGGCTGCGGAAATCGAAGGAAGTAAATCGTTTGCGAAGGAATTAATGCAAAAGTATCATATCCCAACTGCCGAGTATGCTGTTTTTACTGAATATGAACCTGCCGTTGCTTATGTGAAGGAAAAGGGGTCGCCGATTGTTATTAAAGCGGACGGTCTTGCTGCTGGTAAAGGCGTTACCGTTGCTATGACATTGGATGAAGCCCTCGAGAGTTTGAAGGATTTCATGCTTGATGCTAAGTTTGGTGAAGCATCATCTAAAGTGGTGATCGAGGAATTTTTGAGTGGAGAGGAATTTTCATTAATGGCATTGGTAAATGGAGAAACTGTGATTCCACTAGAGATTGCCCAAGATCATAAACGTGCCTTTAATGGGGATCAAGGGCCAAATACAGGAGGAATGGGAGCTTATTCTCCGGTAGACCATATTGGACAAGAAACGGTTGATATCGGGATCGAAACCATTCTAAAACCTACGGCTAAAGCAATGATATCAGAAGGCCGTGACTTCTGTGGCGTACTATATGCGGGCTTGATTAAAACAGAAAAGGGTCCAAAGGTAATCGAATTCAATGCACGTTTCGGTGATCCTGAAACACAAGTAATTTTACCACGGATGAAATCTGATTTAGTCGACGTTTTAGAACGTGTGATTGATGGAGAACAAGTAGAAATTCAGTGGGATGAGCAGGCCATGCTTGGTGTTGTTGTTGCTTCTAACGGTTATCCTGAAGACTACGAAAAAGGTGCCGTCCTTCATGGCTTGAATCGGGTGAGTGAAGATTTATTTGTCTTCCATGCCGGTACGAAAAAAGGTGAATCTGGTGAGTTCGAAACAAATGGCGGCCGTGTCCTTTTAGCAGGTGTAAAAGCTAGTTCGTTAAAAGAGGCGCAGGAGGCTGTTTACAAGGGATTGCAAAGCCTTCAATGTGACGGTGTATTTTATCGTAAAGATATCGGTTATAAAGCGATTGATTTTGCTGAAAAAAATGAATAG